In Bacillus sp. DX3.1, the following proteins share a genomic window:
- the hslV gene encoding ATP-dependent protease subunit HslV: protein MGNFHATTIFAIHHNGECAMAGDGQVTFGNAVVMKHTARKVRKLFQGKVLAGFAGSVADAFTLFEMFEGKLEEYNGNLQRAAVEMAKQWRGDKMLRQLEAMLIVMDQTTLLLVSGTGEVIEPDDGILAIGSGGHYALAAGRALKQHASEYLTAKAIAKASLEIASDICVYTNNNIIVEEL from the coding sequence ATGGGAAATTTCCATGCTACAACGATATTTGCGATTCACCATAATGGAGAGTGTGCAATGGCTGGTGACGGGCAAGTGACGTTTGGAAACGCTGTTGTAATGAAGCATACAGCACGTAAAGTCCGAAAGCTATTTCAAGGAAAAGTGTTAGCTGGCTTTGCTGGGTCTGTTGCGGATGCATTTACTCTTTTTGAAATGTTTGAAGGGAAATTAGAAGAGTATAACGGGAATTTACAACGTGCTGCAGTTGAGATGGCGAAACAATGGCGAGGCGATAAAATGCTACGCCAATTAGAAGCGATGTTAATTGTTATGGATCAAACAACGTTACTTCTCGTATCGGGAACAGGAGAAGTGATTGAGCCGGATGATGGTATTTTAGCAATCGGTTCAGGTGGACATTATGCGCTTGCAGCCGGGCGTGCTTTGAAACAACATGCGAGTGAATATTTAACAGCAAAGGCGATTGCAAAAGCAAGTTTAGAAATTGCTAGCGATATTTGTGTGTATACAAATAACAACATTATTGTTGAAGAATTGTAG
- the xerC gene encoding tyrosine recombinase XerC, with amino-acid sequence MDVNNLLQLFVGYLQIERNYSKYTIVSYQNDVEHFVQFMEQEGISSFLDVTYIDVRLYLTTLHDEQLARKSVARKVSSLRSLYRFLMREGYREDNPFALASLPKKEWSIPKFLYVEELEELFEVSDTEEPLGQRNQALLELMYATGIRVSECVSLQLNDIDYSVGTILVTGKGKKQRYVPFGSYAQDALITYIENGRKKLAKKTEEHSQMVFLNAKGTPLTDRGVRYILNELIKQASLTMRISPHMLRHTFATHMLNEGADLRTVQELLGHENLSTTQIYTHVSKERLRSVYMKHHPRA; translated from the coding sequence ATGGATGTGAACAATTTGTTACAATTATTCGTCGGATATTTACAAATTGAAAGAAATTATTCAAAATATACTATTGTAAGTTATCAGAATGATGTAGAACATTTTGTGCAATTTATGGAGCAAGAAGGCATATCCTCTTTTTTAGACGTTACATACATAGATGTTCGTTTATACTTAACAACCTTGCATGATGAACAGTTAGCCCGTAAATCTGTCGCAAGAAAAGTATCAAGTTTACGAAGTTTATATCGCTTTTTGATGCGTGAAGGATATCGAGAGGATAATCCGTTTGCACTTGCGTCACTCCCCAAAAAAGAATGGTCAATCCCAAAGTTTTTGTACGTTGAAGAGTTAGAAGAATTGTTTGAAGTTTCTGATACAGAAGAACCGTTAGGACAAAGAAATCAAGCTTTGCTGGAGCTTATGTATGCAACAGGGATTCGTGTAAGTGAATGTGTAAGTTTACAACTCAATGACATTGATTATTCCGTTGGGACAATTTTAGTGACGGGGAAAGGCAAAAAGCAAAGATACGTTCCGTTTGGAAGTTATGCACAAGATGCTTTAATTACGTATATAGAAAACGGGAGAAAGAAGTTAGCTAAAAAAACAGAGGAACACTCTCAAATGGTGTTTTTAAATGCAAAGGGTACGCCGTTAACAGATCGAGGTGTCCGTTATATTTTAAATGAACTCATTAAGCAAGCTTCTCTTACAATGCGAATCAGCCCACATATGTTAAGACATACTTTTGCTACACATATGCTAAATGAAGGGGCGGATTTACGAACTGTACAGGAGTTGTTAGGGCATGAAAATTTATCAACGACGCAAATTTATACGCATGTTTCAAAAGAAAGATTGCGTTCTGTTTACATGAAGCATCACCCACGAGCATAA
- the trmFO gene encoding FADH(2)-oxidizing methylenetetrahydrofolate--tRNA-(uracil(54)-C(5))-methyltransferase TrmFO produces the protein MTTQVVNVIGAGLAGSEAAYQIAKRGVQVRLYEMRPVKQTPAHHTDKFAELVCSNSLRANTLTNAVGVIKEEMRLMDSVIIRAADECSVPAGGALAVDRHEFAAKVTEYVKNHPNVTVMNEEITEIPEGPTVIATGPLTSPSLSAQLKELTGEDYFYFYDAAAPIVEKDSIDMNKVYLKSRYDKGEAAYLNCPMTEEEFDRFYEALIAAETVPLKEFEKEVFFEGCMPVEVMANRGRQTLVFGPMKPVGLEDPKTGKPPYAVVQLRQDDAAGTLYNIVGFQTHLKWGPQKEVLQLIPGLENAEIVRYGVMHRNTFINSPRLLRPTYQYKNRDDLFFAGQMTGVEGYVESAASGLLAGINAARLVKGEEPVVLPPVTAMGSMANYITATNPKNFQPMNANFGLFMPLEKKIKKKQERNEAYATRALETIQNFVNI, from the coding sequence ATGACAACACAAGTGGTAAACGTCATTGGCGCAGGTCTTGCAGGAAGCGAAGCTGCTTATCAAATTGCAAAACGTGGTGTCCAAGTAAGGCTATATGAAATGCGACCAGTGAAGCAAACACCAGCACATCATACAGATAAGTTTGCTGAACTTGTATGTAGTAACTCGCTTCGTGCGAATACATTAACAAACGCTGTTGGTGTAATTAAAGAAGAAATGCGTCTTATGGATTCTGTTATTATTCGTGCAGCGGATGAATGCTCTGTACCAGCAGGGGGAGCTTTAGCAGTGGATCGCCATGAATTTGCAGCAAAAGTAACAGAGTATGTAAAAAATCATCCGAACGTAACGGTAATGAATGAAGAAATTACAGAAATTCCAGAAGGACCGACTGTTATCGCAACGGGTCCGCTTACTTCTCCATCGCTTTCTGCACAACTAAAAGAGTTAACGGGTGAAGATTATTTTTATTTCTATGATGCTGCTGCACCGATTGTTGAAAAAGACAGCATTGATATGAATAAGGTGTACTTGAAATCCCGTTATGATAAAGGGGAAGCGGCGTACCTGAACTGTCCGATGACAGAAGAAGAATTTGATCGTTTTTACGAGGCTTTAATTGCTGCAGAAACAGTTCCGCTGAAAGAGTTTGAAAAAGAAGTTTTCTTTGAAGGGTGTATGCCGGTTGAAGTAATGGCAAACCGCGGTAGACAAACATTAGTATTTGGACCAATGAAACCAGTTGGATTAGAAGATCCGAAAACAGGAAAACCGCCGTATGCGGTTGTTCAATTACGTCAAGATGATGCAGCGGGAACGCTTTACAATATTGTCGGTTTCCAAACACACTTAAAGTGGGGACCGCAAAAAGAAGTGTTGCAATTGATTCCTGGATTAGAAAATGCAGAAATTGTACGCTACGGTGTCATGCATCGTAATACTTTTATTAATTCACCTAGGTTACTTCGCCCGACATACCAATATAAAAATCGTGATGATTTATTCTTTGCTGGTCAAATGACGGGTGTAGAAGGGTATGTAGAATCAGCTGCTTCAGGACTATTAGCAGGTATTAATGCAGCACGCCTTGTTAAAGGAGAAGAGCCTGTTGTTCTGCCTCCTGTAACTGCAATGGGAAGCATGGCAAATTATATTACTGCAACAAATCCAAAAAACTTCCAGCCGATGAATGCGAACTTCGGTTTATTTATGCCACTAGAAAAGAAAATTAAAAAGAAACAAGAACGCAATGAAGCGTATGCAACACGCGCTTTAGAAACAATTCAAAATTTTGTAAATATTTAG
- the topA gene encoding type I DNA topoisomerase — MSDYLVIVESPSKAKTIEKYLGKKYKVVASMGHVRDLPKSQMGIEVKNNFTPKYITIRGKGPVLKDLKTAAKKAKKVYLAADPDREGEAIAWHLANTLNVDVESDCRVVFNEITKDAIKESFKHPRAINMDLVDAQQARRILDRLVGYNISPLLWKKVKKGLSAGRVQSVAVRLIIDREKEIQAFIPEEFWTIKTEFVKGKDTFEASFYGVNGEKVQLTNEEQVNDIIEKMKDNAFSVENVTKKERKRNPALPFTTSSLQQEAARKLNMRAKKTMMLAQQLYEGIDIGKQGTVGLITYMRTDSTRISETAQGEARSYITEAFGSDYIGTEKRKETKKANAQDAHEAIRPTSVMRKPDELKSYLSRDQHRLYKLIWERFVASQMASAIMDTVTARLINNDVQFRASGSVVKFPGFMKVYVESKDDGAEEKDKMLPPLEIGETVLSKDMEPKQHFTQPPPRYTEARLVRTLEELGIGRPSTYVPTLETIQKRGYVGLDNKRFVPTELGQIVIELILEFFPEIINIEFTANMEQNLDEVEEGKANWVKIVDDFYVGFEPRLEKAEKEMREVEIKDEPAGEDCELCGHPMVFKMGKFGKFMACSNFPDCRNTKPIVKEIGVTCPKCDKGQIIERRSNKKKRLFYGCGTYPECDFVSWDKPIGRKCPKCEGMLVEKKLKKGVQVQCISCDYEEEQQM; from the coding sequence ATGTCAGATTACCTCGTAATCGTGGAGTCGCCTTCTAAGGCGAAAACCATTGAGAAATATTTAGGGAAAAAATACAAAGTCGTCGCGTCTATGGGACATGTTCGCGATTTACCTAAAAGCCAAATGGGGATCGAAGTGAAAAACAACTTCACCCCGAAGTATATTACCATTCGTGGTAAAGGTCCTGTCTTAAAAGATTTAAAAACGGCAGCAAAAAAAGCAAAGAAAGTCTATCTCGCAGCCGATCCAGATCGCGAAGGAGAAGCGATTGCTTGGCATTTAGCGAATACGCTAAATGTAGACGTCGAGTCAGATTGCCGTGTTGTATTTAACGAAATTACAAAAGACGCAATTAAAGAGTCATTTAAACACCCTCGTGCAATTAATATGGATTTAGTAGATGCACAACAAGCAAGACGTATACTTGATCGTCTTGTTGGTTATAATATTAGTCCTTTATTATGGAAGAAAGTTAAAAAAGGATTAAGTGCAGGACGCGTACAATCTGTAGCGGTTCGCTTAATTATCGATCGTGAAAAAGAAATTCAAGCATTTATTCCTGAAGAATTCTGGACAATTAAAACGGAATTTGTAAAAGGAAAAGACACATTTGAAGCATCTTTTTACGGTGTAAACGGGGAAAAGGTTCAGTTAACAAATGAAGAGCAAGTAAATGACATCATTGAAAAGATGAAAGACAATGCATTTTCAGTTGAAAATGTAACAAAAAAAGAGCGAAAGCGTAATCCTGCACTGCCGTTCACAACATCGTCTTTACAGCAAGAAGCTGCACGTAAATTAAATATGCGAGCAAAGAAAACAATGATGCTTGCGCAGCAACTGTATGAAGGAATAGATATTGGAAAACAAGGAACTGTAGGTCTTATTACGTATATGAGAACAGACTCAACACGTATTTCAGAGACTGCTCAAGGAGAAGCACGTTCGTATATTACCGAAGCATTTGGTTCAGATTACATAGGAACAGAGAAAAGGAAGGAAACGAAAAAGGCAAATGCGCAAGATGCGCATGAAGCGATTCGTCCAACTTCCGTAATGAGAAAGCCAGATGAGTTGAAAAGTTACTTAAGTCGTGATCAGCATCGTTTGTATAAGTTGATCTGGGAGCGATTTGTTGCAAGTCAAATGGCATCTGCTATAATGGATACTGTTACAGCTAGACTCATTAATAACGATGTTCAATTCCGTGCAAGCGGATCAGTAGTGAAATTTCCTGGTTTTATGAAAGTATACGTGGAATCAAAAGATGATGGTGCGGAAGAGAAAGATAAAATGCTTCCTCCTTTAGAAATAGGGGAGACGGTACTTTCAAAAGATATGGAACCGAAGCAGCATTTTACACAACCGCCACCACGTTATACGGAGGCTCGTTTAGTTAGAACGCTAGAAGAGCTTGGAATCGGTAGACCGTCTACATATGTACCGACACTAGAAACGATTCAAAAACGAGGTTACGTTGGTTTAGATAATAAACGATTTGTTCCTACTGAGCTTGGTCAAATTGTAATTGAACTTATTTTAGAGTTCTTCCCAGAAATTATTAACATTGAGTTTACTGCTAATATGGAGCAAAATCTTGATGAAGTAGAAGAGGGAAAAGCAAATTGGGTAAAAATTGTCGATGATTTCTACGTAGGTTTTGAGCCGCGTTTGGAAAAAGCGGAGAAGGAAATGCGTGAAGTAGAAATTAAAGATGAACCTGCCGGGGAAGACTGTGAATTGTGCGGTCATCCAATGGTCTTTAAAATGGGTAAATTCGGGAAGTTTATGGCTTGTTCTAATTTCCCAGATTGCCGCAATACAAAACCGATTGTGAAAGAAATCGGTGTAACGTGTCCGAAATGTGATAAAGGACAAATTATTGAACGTCGAAGCAACAAAAAGAAACGTCTTTTTTATGGATGTGGTACGTATCCAGAATGCGACTTTGTTTCTTGGGATAAGCCGATTGGTCGGAAATGTCCGAAGTGCGAAGGAATGCTCGTAGAGAAGAAATTGAAAAAAGGTGTTCAAGTACAGTGTATTTCTTGTGATTATGAAGAAGAACAACAAATGTGA
- the dprA gene encoding DNA-processing protein DprA, whose translation MKNERLLHLHYMLADHWKALNQLLKIDPDINRIYTFSSAQFKKYAGLSSEKSSELASFLQTSTPATCIRHLEKNHIFYVTIWDEDYPPLLREISDPPYVLYGRGKRELLAKGNKIAVVGTRNPSLYGKDSIQSILQPLLCKKWMVVSGFASGIDTFAHEITVQQQSPTIAVLGHGLQYMYPKENHLLYETWKEHMLLLTEYPPHYPPRKWYFPKRNRIISGLSKGVLVVEAKARSGSLITADLALEQNREVFAVPGPIYAEGAAGTNQLIQQGAKLVQKAEDILEEFLN comes from the coding sequence GTGAAAAATGAGAGATTACTTCATCTTCATTATATGTTGGCGGATCATTGGAAAGCGTTGAATCAACTATTAAAAATAGATCCAGATATAAATCGTATCTATACGTTTAGTTCCGCTCAATTTAAAAAGTATGCGGGACTATCTTCGGAAAAATCCTCTGAACTTGCTTCTTTCTTGCAAACATCAACTCCTGCCACTTGTATACGCCATTTAGAAAAAAATCATATTTTTTATGTCACGATATGGGATGAAGATTATCCACCATTACTGCGTGAAATTTCAGATCCACCGTATGTTTTATATGGAAGAGGAAAGAGGGAACTATTAGCAAAAGGTAATAAAATTGCAGTTGTTGGAACGAGAAATCCGTCTTTGTATGGGAAAGATAGCATACAATCTATTTTACAACCGCTTTTATGCAAAAAATGGATGGTTGTTAGCGGATTTGCAAGTGGAATTGATACGTTTGCTCATGAAATTACAGTTCAGCAGCAGAGTCCGACGATTGCGGTGTTAGGACATGGACTACAGTATATGTATCCGAAGGAAAATCACCTGCTTTATGAAACGTGGAAAGAACACATGCTCTTATTAACAGAATATCCACCCCATTATCCTCCGCGAAAATGGTATTTCCCAAAACGAAATCGAATTATAAGCGGTCTTAGTAAAGGTGTATTAGTTGTGGAAGCGAAAGCGCGGAGTGGCTCACTCATTACTGCTGACCTCGCTTTAGAACAAAATAGGGAGGTGTTTGCCGTTCCTGGCCCTATTTATGCGGAGGGTGCAGCGGGAACGAATCAGCTCATTCAGCAAGGAGCAAAACTTGTTCAAAAAGCAGAGGATATTCTAGAAGAATTTCTAAATTAA
- the sucD gene encoding succinate--CoA ligase subunit alpha yields the protein MSVLVNKDTKVIVQGITGSQGLFHTKQMLEYGTKIVGGVTPGKGGTDIEGVPVFNTVEDAVKATGANASVVYVPPAFAADAIMEAVDAEVDLVVCITEGIPVLDMVKVKKYMEGKNTRLLGPNCPGVITPDECKIGIMPGYIHKKGHVGIVSRSGTLTYEAVHQLTQEGIGQSTAVGIGGDPVNGTDFIDALKAFNEDEETHAVIMIGEIGGTAEEEAAEWVQANMTKPVVGFIGGQTAPAGKRMGHAGAIISGGKGTAAEKIKTMEFCGIKVAETPAVMGETLISVLKEKGLFETCKNY from the coding sequence ATGAGCGTATTAGTTAATAAAGATACAAAAGTTATTGTACAAGGTATTACAGGTTCTCAAGGTTTATTCCATACAAAACAAATGCTTGAATATGGTACGAAAATTGTCGGTGGTGTAACGCCTGGTAAAGGTGGTACTGACATTGAAGGTGTACCAGTATTTAATACGGTAGAAGACGCTGTAAAAGCAACAGGTGCAAACGCTTCTGTTGTGTATGTTCCACCCGCTTTTGCGGCAGATGCAATTATGGAAGCTGTCGATGCAGAGGTTGACTTAGTAGTATGTATTACAGAAGGTATTCCTGTATTAGATATGGTAAAAGTGAAGAAATACATGGAAGGTAAAAATACACGTCTTCTTGGACCAAACTGTCCAGGTGTTATTACGCCAGATGAATGTAAGATTGGTATTATGCCAGGATATATTCATAAAAAAGGTCATGTGGGTATCGTGTCTAGATCTGGTACGTTAACATATGAAGCTGTGCATCAATTAACACAAGAGGGGATCGGTCAATCAACTGCAGTTGGTATCGGTGGTGACCCTGTGAATGGTACAGACTTTATTGATGCTTTAAAAGCATTTAATGAAGATGAAGAAACACATGCTGTTATTATGATTGGTGAAATCGGCGGAACGGCAGAAGAAGAAGCTGCTGAGTGGGTACAAGCAAATATGACGAAGCCTGTTGTTGGCTTTATCGGTGGCCAAACAGCGCCTGCAGGCAAACGTATGGGCCATGCTGGTGCAATCATTTCTGGTGGTAAAGGTACAGCTGCTGAAAAGATTAAAACAATGGAATTTTGTGGTATTAAAGTTGCTGAAACACCAGCTGTTATGGGTGAAACATTAATCTCTGTTTTAAAAGAAAAGGGATTATTTGAAACTTGTAAAAACTACTAA
- the sucC gene encoding ADP-forming succinate--CoA ligase subunit beta, translating to MNIHEYQGKAVLRSYGVSVPNGKVAFTVEEAVEAAKELGTSVCVVKAQIHAGGRGKAGGVKVAKNVEEVRTYAESILGTTLVTHQTGPEGKEVKRLLIEEGCDIKKEYYVGLVLDRATSQVVLMASEEGGTEIEEVAEKTPEKIFKEYIDPAVGLQGFQARRIAFNINIPNKLVGQAVKFMMGLYRAFIEKDCSIAEINPLVTTGDGKVMALDAKLNFDSNALYRHKDILELRDLDEEDPKEIEASKYDLNYIPLDGNIGCMVNGAGLAMATMDIIKHYSGDPANFLDVGGGATAEKVTEAFKIILSDKNVKGIFVNIFGGIMKCDVIAEGVIEATKQVGLELPLVVRLEGTNVELGKKILNESGLNIVAAESMADGAQKIVSLVG from the coding sequence ATGAATATCCATGAGTATCAAGGTAAGGCAGTCCTTAGAAGCTATGGGGTTAGCGTTCCGAACGGGAAGGTTGCCTTTACAGTAGAAGAAGCTGTAGAAGCAGCGAAGGAACTAGGAACGAGTGTATGTGTAGTAAAAGCACAAATTCACGCTGGTGGACGCGGCAAAGCTGGCGGTGTAAAAGTTGCGAAAAATGTAGAAGAAGTTCGTACATATGCGGAAAGTATATTAGGTACTACACTTGTTACGCATCAAACAGGTCCTGAAGGTAAAGAAGTAAAACGCTTACTTATCGAAGAAGGATGCGATATTAAAAAAGAATATTATGTTGGTCTTGTTTTAGACCGTGCAACTTCTCAAGTTGTTTTAATGGCGTCTGAAGAAGGCGGAACAGAAATTGAAGAAGTAGCAGAAAAAACACCAGAAAAAATCTTTAAAGAATATATTGATCCTGCAGTAGGTCTGCAAGGATTCCAAGCACGCCGTATTGCGTTTAACATCAACATTCCAAACAAGCTCGTAGGTCAAGCTGTGAAGTTTATGATGGGCTTATACCGTGCATTTATTGAAAAAGACTGTTCTATCGCAGAAATTAACCCACTTGTAACAACAGGTGATGGGAAAGTTATGGCGTTAGATGCAAAATTAAACTTCGATTCTAATGCGTTATATCGCCATAAAGATATTTTAGAACTTCGTGATCTTGATGAAGAAGATCCAAAAGAAATTGAAGCTTCTAAATATGACCTAAACTATATTCCTTTGGATGGAAATATTGGTTGTATGGTAAATGGTGCTGGCTTAGCGATGGCAACGATGGACATTATTAAACATTATAGCGGAGATCCAGCTAACTTCTTAGATGTTGGTGGCGGTGCTACAGCTGAAAAAGTTACAGAAGCTTTCAAAATTATTCTTTCTGACAAAAATGTAAAAGGTATTTTTGTTAACATTTTCGGTGGCATTATGAAATGTGATGTAATTGCAGAAGGTGTTATCGAAGCGACAAAACAAGTCGGTCTTGAACTACCACTTGTTGTTCGTTTAGAAGGTACGAATGTAGAGTTAGGAAAGAAAATTTTAAATGAATCTGGTCTAAATATTGTTGCAGCAGAATCTATGGCGGACGGTGCACAAAAAATTGTTTCACTAGTAGGCTAA
- a CDS encoding ribonuclease HII has product MQKLTIQEVACLLQEITAEADERFQLLVKDERKGVQKQIVKWRKQKEHAEKEREQFIVMSKFERALRKKGISYIAGIDEVGRGPLAGPVVAAAVVLPDDFYMPGLNDSKKLSEAKRERFYEEIQEHALAIGIGIIPPQVIDEINIYQATKRAMLDAIANLSCTPEHLLIDAMKLPTPISQTSIIKGDAKSISISAASVIAKVTRDRMMKELGKQYPQYGFEQHMGYGTKQHLQAIETHGVLEEHRKTFAPIKDMNKE; this is encoded by the coding sequence ATGCAAAAGCTAACGATTCAAGAAGTAGCATGTTTATTGCAAGAAATTACAGCAGAAGCAGATGAACGTTTTCAACTGTTAGTAAAGGATGAGCGAAAAGGCGTTCAAAAACAGATTGTGAAATGGCGCAAGCAAAAAGAGCATGCGGAAAAAGAAAGAGAACAATTTATAGTGATGTCTAAGTTTGAACGGGCGTTACGCAAAAAGGGAATATCGTATATTGCTGGAATTGATGAAGTAGGAAGAGGGCCATTAGCAGGGCCTGTTGTTGCTGCTGCTGTCGTGCTTCCAGATGATTTCTATATGCCAGGGTTAAATGACTCTAAAAAGCTGAGTGAAGCGAAGCGTGAACGGTTTTATGAGGAGATTCAAGAACATGCACTAGCGATTGGAATCGGAATTATACCACCTCAGGTAATCGATGAGATAAATATTTATCAAGCAACGAAACGAGCGATGTTAGATGCCATTGCAAATTTATCATGTACACCAGAGCATTTGCTCATTGATGCAATGAAACTTCCTACACCAATTTCGCAAACATCCATTATTAAGGGAGATGCGAAAAGTATTTCTATTTCAGCTGCATCTGTGATTGCAAAAGTAACACGTGATCGCATGATGAAGGAGCTCGGGAAACAATATCCGCAGTATGGATTCGAGCAACACATGGGTTATGGAACGAAGCAGCATCTACAAGCAATTGAAACACACGGTGTATTAGAGGAACATAGAAAAACATTTGCTCCAATTAAAGATATGAATAAAGAATAA
- the ylqF gene encoding ribosome biogenesis GTPase YlqF, translating to MVIQWFPGHMAKARRQVTEKLKLIDVVIELVDARLPLSSRNPMIDEIITHKPRLVVLNKADMADDRVTKQWIAYFEEKGHKAISINAQAGQGMKEITAACKLLVKEKFDKMIAKGIRPRAIRALIVGIPNVGKSTLINKLAKKNIAKTGDRPGVTTAQQWIKVGKEMELLDTPGILWPKFEDEMVGLRLATTGAIKDSILNLQDVAVYALRFMEKYYPERLKERYKLNEIPEDIVELFDAVGKNRGCLMGGGMIDYDKTSELILRELRGGKLGKMTFETPEEFVEEV from the coding sequence ATGGTAATTCAATGGTTTCCAGGACATATGGCAAAAGCGAGACGTCAAGTAACAGAGAAGTTAAAGTTAATTGACGTTGTTATTGAACTCGTAGATGCTCGATTACCTTTATCTTCCCGAAATCCGATGATTGATGAAATTATTACGCATAAGCCAAGATTAGTTGTTTTAAATAAAGCAGACATGGCAGATGATCGTGTAACGAAGCAATGGATCGCTTATTTTGAAGAAAAAGGTCATAAAGCAATTTCGATTAATGCGCAAGCTGGACAAGGTATGAAAGAAATTACAGCAGCATGTAAATTACTTGTGAAAGAAAAATTTGATAAAATGATCGCAAAAGGGATTAGACCAAGAGCAATTCGTGCTTTAATCGTTGGGATTCCGAATGTTGGAAAATCTACGTTAATTAATAAATTAGCGAAGAAAAACATTGCAAAAACTGGCGATCGTCCAGGTGTTACAACAGCTCAGCAATGGATTAAAGTAGGTAAAGAAATGGAATTGTTAGATACGCCAGGTATTTTATGGCCGAAATTTGAAGACGAAATGGTTGGACTTCGCCTTGCGACAACTGGCGCGATTAAAGATTCTATTTTAAATTTACAAGATGTAGCTGTGTACGCACTGCGCTTTATGGAGAAGTATTATCCAGAACGTTTAAAAGAGCGTTATAAATTAAATGAAATTCCAGAAGATATTGTGGAACTATTTGATGCAGTTGGGAAAAATAGAGGTTGCTTAATGGGCGGCGGAATGATTGATTATGATAAGACATCAGAACTTATTCTGCGTGAACTTCGCGGTGGTAAACTTGGGAAAATGACATTTGAAACACCAGAAGAATTTGTAGAAGAGGTATAA
- the lepB gene encoding signal peptidase I: protein MKKEKSSLWEWIKAILIAVVLAVVIRQFFFAPILVDGVSMSPTLHDRDRMIVNKIGYHIGEPKHFDIIVFQATEDKDYIKRVIGLPGDHIEYRNDKLYINGKPYEEPYLEKQKKQLADGPLTYDFKLEEITGKTTVPKGQLFVLGDNRRFSKDSRTIGTISIDQVIGEANMLYWPLKDARIVK, encoded by the coding sequence ATGAAGAAAGAAAAGAGCTCACTTTGGGAATGGATAAAAGCGATTTTAATCGCTGTTGTGTTAGCGGTTGTGATTAGACAGTTTTTCTTTGCACCCATTCTTGTAGATGGTGTATCGATGTCACCGACGCTTCATGACCGTGATCGAATGATTGTAAATAAAATTGGCTATCACATTGGAGAGCCAAAGCACTTTGATATTATTGTGTTCCAAGCAACGGAAGACAAAGATTATATTAAACGTGTTATCGGTTTGCCAGGCGATCACATTGAATATCGTAATGATAAGCTCTATATTAACGGAAAACCTTACGAGGAGCCGTATTTAGAGAAACAGAAAAAACAGCTAGCTGATGGACCTCTTACATATGATTTTAAGCTTGAAGAAATTACAGGTAAAACAACTGTTCCAAAAGGTCAATTATTTGTATTAGGCGATAATCGTCGTTTTAGTAAAGATAGTCGCACAATTGGGACAATCTCAATCGACCAAGTAATTGGAGAAGCAAATATGTTATATTGGCCATTAAAAGATGCACGTATTGTGAAATAA